TGCAGGATGTCGTCCTGGATAAAATCAAAATGAACCTGAATGCAGGGATAAACGCGACGGATACCATGTCCACTACCGCTCCTCCCAAAGCGACAGCAGCCATCCCTACCGAAAGCAAAATCGACCAAAGCTTATTTACGGAACGGGAGCTCGATGTCATGAAGCAGATTGCCAAAGGGCTATCGAACAAAGAAATCGCCAAGAAGCTGTTTATTTCCGAGGGAACCGTTGCGAATTACATTTCTTTCATCTTGAATAAAACAGCGCTTGAACACCGTACGCAGATCGCCATCTATTATTTGACGGGCGAAACGAACATGTCTGACTGAAAGGAGGTCAATACCGATGGAGTTATGGACAATGGCGAATAAGGCAGCGGTGCTTGGGTTTATCATCGTGACTTCTTTTCTGGCTCATCCCACTTCTGAAATTGACCCGTGGCAAATTCTTGTGTATTTGTTGTATTTGGCTAGTAATCTCACTATTCTCATTGTGAAAAAGAGGAATCATAAGCAATTATTTATGGGGCTATCCATCGTGTTCGTGGTAGCAAGTACTCTTATGTTGGACCCGTTATTTGTGTTGCTCTTGCCTGTCCACATTTTGGAGCTCGTATTCTTGGCAAGTAAACAGAGAGTGGTCGTATTTGGCTGTATGCTGTTGCCTTTGTTCATTGTTTTGCCTGAATGGATACCCATGTATTTACTAACGGCCTTTCTTAGCTTTTTGCTGTATAGGTGTGGCAGCATGCTAACTGACAAGCTTCGCAGATTAGAGGCTGAACGAGAGAAGATGAGAACGGATTTACAAAGCTTGACCCGCTCCTTGAATGAGAGCAGCGAATACTTCCGCCAGTCGACCTATACGATTCAACTGGAGGAACGCAATCGCCTTTCTCAACAAATTCACGACGATGTGGGGCATGCGGTGGCAGGTGCGCTCATTCAGATGGAAGCGTCTCGACTGCTGATGGCGACTGATCAGGACAAGGCATCCGAGCTACTTCGTAATGCGATTGCAATATCGAAGGAAGGGCTGGAGCGAATCAGAGTGACACTCAAGGATGTGAAGCCACGGCCAGAGGAGCTGGGAATCAATCGACTCCGGTTGTTTGTCGATGAGCTGTCTGCGAGAGAGACAGTAACAGCCACGCTTACTTTTGATGGGGACATCGACGTCATTACACCGATTCAGTGGAAAATCATCCAGCAAAACGCAACGGAAGCGGTCACGAATGCACTCAAATATGCGAAGGCAACAGTGATTTCCCTAGAGGTACGGGTACTGAATACATTCATTAAAGCAGTGGTCACAGACAATGGGGCCGGTGCAGAAAAGGTTGTAAAAGGGCTTGGCATTCTCGGGATGGAGGAGAGAGCTGCTTCCGCTGGTGGAACAGTGATCGTAGACGGTACGCGAGGCTTTAGCGTGACCACTCTGCTGCCTTATCGCAACGAATGAAAAAAATCATGAGAAACAACATGAGAATTCTCATGTGTCGAGGATGAACTTATGCACTGACATAGGGGCATCCTTTTTTATTACAATGCAGACATAACCACGAAGGGAGTGAGTTGCGTGAGTCATGTATTGGAAATTCGTCAGTTAACGAAAAAATTCGGTGATTTCGTCGCCGTCGACAATATGTCTCTGAATGTTCGTGAAGGAGAAATCTTTGGTTTTTTGGGGGCCAACGGAGCGGGAAAGAGCACGACCATCAACATGATCGCCTCCCTGTTGC
This genomic stretch from Brevibacillus brevis harbors:
- a CDS encoding sensor histidine kinase, with protein sequence MELWTMANKAAVLGFIIVTSFLAHPTSEIDPWQILVYLLYLASNLTILIVKKRNHKQLFMGLSIVFVVASTLMLDPLFVLLLPVHILELVFLASKQRVVVFGCMLLPLFIVLPEWIPMYLLTAFLSFLLYRCGSMLTDKLRRLEAEREKMRTDLQSLTRSLNESSEYFRQSTYTIQLEERNRLSQQIHDDVGHAVAGALIQMEASRLLMATDQDKASELLRNAIAISKEGLERIRVTLKDVKPRPEELGINRLRLFVDELSARETVTATLTFDGDIDVITPIQWKIIQQNATEAVTNALKYAKATVISLEVRVLNTFIKAVVTDNGAGAEKVVKGLGILGMEERAASAGGTVIVDGTRGFSVTTLLPYRNE